The proteins below come from a single Paraburkholderia flagellata genomic window:
- a CDS encoding TauD/TfdA dioxygenase family protein: MSDVQTQRPAVSVPSAHLHSATEQHAETTLDLHQVAGRIGARIDGVRLHADLDSATFNAINAALLRHKVLFFRGQQHLDDASQEAFARRFGETVAHPTVPSVEGGSLLELDSLHGARANSWHTDVTFVDAYPKVSILRAVVIPPFGGDTVWANTAAAYAQLPEPLRALADTLWALHTNAYDYASTHANADSTQLKRYREVFTSKLYETEHPVVRVHPETGERTLVLGHFVQRLKGLSSFDSAHLLQVFHEHVTRLENTVRWSWQAGDVAIWDNRATQHYAINDYGDARRIVRRATVRGEVPVSIDGRTSVVVREEGATLQ, translated from the coding sequence ATGTCCGACGTTCAAACGCAGCGCCCCGCCGTTTCCGTTCCGTCTGCGCATCTGCATTCCGCCACGGAGCAACACGCCGAGACCACGCTCGACCTCCATCAGGTCGCGGGCCGCATTGGCGCGCGCATCGACGGCGTGCGACTTCACGCCGATCTCGACAGCGCCACGTTCAACGCCATCAACGCCGCTCTGCTGCGTCACAAGGTGCTGTTCTTCCGCGGCCAGCAGCATCTCGACGACGCCTCGCAGGAAGCCTTCGCGCGGCGCTTCGGCGAGACGGTTGCGCACCCCACGGTGCCCTCGGTGGAAGGCGGCAGCCTGCTGGAACTGGATTCGCTGCACGGCGCGCGCGCCAACTCGTGGCACACCGACGTCACTTTCGTCGACGCCTACCCGAAAGTTTCGATCCTGCGCGCCGTGGTGATTCCGCCATTTGGCGGCGACACGGTGTGGGCCAACACGGCCGCCGCGTATGCGCAACTGCCCGAGCCGCTGCGCGCGCTCGCCGACACGCTCTGGGCGCTGCACACGAATGCCTACGATTACGCGTCCACGCACGCGAACGCCGACAGCACGCAGCTCAAGCGTTACCGCGAAGTCTTCACGTCGAAGCTCTACGAGACCGAGCACCCCGTGGTGCGCGTGCATCCGGAAACGGGCGAACGCACGCTCGTGCTCGGCCACTTCGTGCAGCGGCTAAAGGGCCTTTCATCGTTCGATTCGGCGCATCTGCTGCAAGTGTTCCACGAGCATGTCACGCGACTCGAAAACACGGTGCGCTGGAGCTGGCAGGCGGGCGACGTCGCGATCTGGGACAACCGCGCGACGCAGCACTACGCGATCAACGACTACGGCGACGCGCGACGCATCGTGCGACGCGCGACGGTGCGCGGCGAAGTGCCGGTGAGTATCGACGGACGCACGAGCGTGGTCGTGCGCGAGGAAGGCGCGACGCTGCAGTAA
- a CDS encoding D-amino acid dehydrogenase, with amino-acid sequence MRVCVLGGGVIGVSTAYALARDGHEVTLVERHADVARETSHANGGQLSYSYVAPLADPSVLPKLPQWLLSRDAALRFVPRLDPHQWRWCAAFLRACTRARSRATTAELLGLGFLSQRLMHEVAGREALSFDYVRNGKLVVYRDQEGFDGARRQAQYQAELGCVQHALDGAACVALEPALAHIGGEIVGGIHTPGEEAADCDQFTRGLAHAAQRDGVNLQLATEFSGLRTKGLRVLAAQTSQGDIEADAFVVCLGFQSQPMLASLGVHVPIYPLKGYSLTLPSANAQGAPRVSVTDAHHKVVYAPLGERLRIAGMVDLTGMNPHADDARIALLTRQARETFPNAGDYDAIQTWTGMRPATPDSKPVIGATHFRNLWLNTGHGALGFTLALGSAQLLADLLAERELPIDGDAFAPGR; translated from the coding sequence ATGCGAGTTTGCGTTTTGGGCGGTGGAGTGATTGGCGTGAGCACGGCGTATGCGCTCGCCCGCGATGGACACGAGGTCACGCTCGTCGAACGCCATGCCGACGTGGCGCGCGAAACGAGCCACGCCAATGGCGGCCAGCTCAGCTACAGCTACGTTGCGCCGCTCGCCGACCCTTCGGTGCTCCCCAAGCTGCCCCAATGGCTGTTGTCGCGCGACGCCGCACTGCGTTTCGTGCCCCGGCTCGATCCTCACCAATGGCGCTGGTGCGCCGCATTCCTGCGCGCCTGCACGCGCGCGCGCAGCCGTGCGACCACGGCTGAACTGCTCGGGCTCGGTTTTCTGAGCCAGCGTCTCATGCACGAAGTGGCCGGGCGCGAAGCGCTTTCATTCGATTACGTGCGCAACGGCAAACTCGTGGTGTATCGCGATCAGGAAGGCTTCGACGGCGCGCGCCGCCAGGCGCAGTACCAGGCGGAACTGGGCTGCGTGCAGCACGCGCTCGACGGCGCGGCATGTGTGGCGCTCGAACCGGCGCTTGCACATATCGGCGGCGAGATCGTGGGCGGCATCCACACGCCAGGCGAAGAGGCCGCCGACTGCGATCAGTTCACGCGCGGCCTCGCCCACGCGGCGCAGCGCGACGGTGTGAATCTGCAACTCGCCACCGAGTTCTCCGGACTACGAACGAAAGGTTTGCGCGTGCTCGCCGCGCAAACTTCGCAAGGGGACATCGAAGCCGACGCTTTCGTGGTGTGCCTGGGTTTCCAGAGTCAGCCGATGCTTGCCTCGCTCGGCGTGCACGTGCCCATCTATCCGCTCAAGGGCTATAGCCTCACGCTCCCGAGCGCGAACGCGCAGGGCGCGCCGCGCGTCTCGGTCACGGATGCGCATCACAAGGTCGTCTACGCGCCGCTTGGCGAGCGCCTGCGCATTGCGGGCATGGTCGACCTCACGGGCATGAACCCGCACGCCGACGACGCCCGCATCGCGCTGCTCACGCGCCAGGCGCGCGAGACCTTCCCCAACGCCGGCGACTACGACGCCATTCAGACGTGGACCGGCATGCGTCCCGCCACGCCGGACAGCAAGCCCGTGATCGGCGCCACGCACTTTCGCAACCTGTGGCTCAACACGGGGCACGGCGCGCTCGGCTTCACGCTCGCGCTAGGCAGCGCGCAACTCCTCGCCGATTTGCTGGCGGAGCGCGAACTGCCGATCGATGGTGACGCCTTTGCGCCGGGCCGCTGA
- the hcaD gene encoding 3-phenylpropionate/cinnamic acid dioxygenase ferredoxin--NAD(+) reductase subunit, producing MNASTIVIVGAGQAGALAAAELRQQGYAGRVVLIGEEAHAPYERPPLSKDVLLQPQTARCAIHAEDYYADQNIELKLGVAVTALDAQARIVTLANGESIAFDDLLLATGARVRRLPMLDALGESVYTLRTLQDAQRLVPVLQTGKRVLLVGAGVIGLELASSAIDLGADVTVIEQASRAMARCAPPLLTEPLCEVHRARGVTLHLGSPLASAMREGNEIVLTLENGTSITGDAVIYGIGVEPDTTLARAAGLHLDNGIVIDAQCRTSHPHIYAAGDAASQWDAASGRHQRRETWENANRQAQTAARAMLGLAPEALEADWFWTDQCGLNIQFAGDMAAPEWLARGKLEAPPCVLFGLDDEGALVGAITVNQGRDMRSAKALIGKRARIAREMLVDPAQNLRNLAREFA from the coding sequence ATGAACGCTTCGACTATCGTCATCGTCGGCGCGGGTCAGGCAGGCGCGCTCGCCGCCGCCGAACTGCGCCAGCAAGGCTACGCGGGCCGCGTCGTGCTGATCGGCGAGGAAGCGCACGCGCCTTATGAGCGGCCACCGCTTTCGAAGGACGTGTTGCTCCAGCCGCAAACCGCGCGCTGCGCGATTCACGCCGAAGACTACTACGCGGACCAGAACATCGAGTTGAAGCTCGGTGTGGCCGTCACCGCGCTCGACGCACAGGCGCGCATCGTCACGCTCGCGAACGGAGAATCGATCGCCTTCGACGACTTGCTGCTCGCCACGGGCGCTCGCGTGCGCCGGTTGCCGATGCTCGATGCACTCGGCGAGAGCGTCTACACGCTGCGCACGCTACAGGACGCTCAACGCCTTGTTCCCGTGCTGCAAACGGGCAAACGCGTGCTGCTGGTGGGCGCAGGCGTGATCGGTCTCGAACTCGCTTCGAGCGCGATCGATCTCGGCGCGGACGTCACCGTCATCGAACAGGCATCGCGCGCGATGGCGCGTTGCGCGCCGCCGCTGCTCACCGAGCCTCTGTGCGAGGTGCATCGCGCGCGGGGCGTGACGCTGCATCTGGGCTCGCCACTCGCGTCGGCCATGCGCGAAGGCAACGAAATCGTGCTGACGCTCGAAAACGGCACCAGCATTACCGGCGACGCGGTGATCTACGGCATCGGCGTCGAGCCCGACACCACGCTTGCGCGAGCAGCGGGCCTGCACCTGGACAACGGCATCGTGATCGACGCGCAGTGCCGCACCTCGCACCCGCACATCTACGCAGCGGGCGACGCCGCCAGCCAGTGGGATGCGGCAAGCGGCCGCCACCAGCGCCGCGAGACGTGGGAGAACGCGAACCGCCAGGCGCAAACGGCGGCGCGCGCGATGCTCGGCCTCGCACCCGAAGCGCTTGAAGCGGATTGGTTCTGGACCGATCAATGCGGCCTGAACATCCAGTTCGCCGGCGACATGGCCGCGCCTGAATGGCTCGCGCGCGGCAAGCTGGAAGCGCCGCCCTGCGTGCTGTTCGGTCTCGATGACGAAGGCGCGCTCGTGGGCGCGATCACGGTGAATCAGGGCCGCGACATGCGCAGCGCCAAGGCGTTGATCGGCAAACGCGCGCGTATTGCCCGCGAAATGCTCGTCGATCCCGCGCAGAACCTGCGCAATCTGGCGCGGGAATTTGCATAG